The DNA sequence CCTCTACTTTGGGACGTTTTTGCAATTTCAACGTATTTATCTGTGTCATTAGTGTTCTGGTGGACAGGTTTACTTCCTGATTTTGCTATGCTACGTGATAGAGCTGTTAAACCTTTCCAAAAGAAAATTTATGCATTATTGAGTTTTGGTTGGTCAGGTCGTGCCAAAGATTGGCAACGTTTTGAAGAAGTGTCTTTGGTACTTGCAGGATTAGCAACACCTCTTGTACTTTCAGTACATACTATTGTATCTTTCGATTTTGCTACTTCTGTTATACCAGGATGGCATACAACCATATTTCCTCCATATTTTGTTGCAGGAGCAGTATTCTCAGGATTTGCTATGGTTAACACACTTCTTATTATTATGAGAAAGGTGGTAAGCTTAGAAGATTACATCACGTTGCAACACATTGAGTTAATGAATATTGTTATCATGATTACAGGTTCTATTGTAGGTGTGGCTTATATTACAGAGTTGTTTATTGCTTGGTATTCTGGTGTAGAATACGAACAATATGCATTTTTAAATAGAGCAACAGGTCCTTACTGGTGGGCATATTGGGCAATGATGATTTGTAATGTGTTTTCACCACAGTTTATGTGGTTTAAAAAATTAAGAACAAGTATTCTATTCTCATTCGGTATTTCAATTGTTGTTAATATAGGTATGTGGTTTGAGCGGTTTGTTATTATTGTAACCTCATTGCACCGTGATTACTTACCATCATCTTGGACAATGTTTTCGCCAACCTTTGTTGATATTGGAATTTTTGTAGGAACCATCGGATTTTTCTTTGTATTATTTTTACTATATGCAAGAACATTCCCTGTGATTGCACAAGCAGAAGTTAAAACTATTTTGAAGTCTTCTGGTGAGAGCTATAAAAAGATTAGAGAACGTGGTGAAAGTTTGTCAGGTACAGGAGCAGATGCAAGAACATCTAACCCAAAAGTAAGAACGACTACCACTCCTTCTGTTTCAAAAGTAGATAATTCAGAAAAAGTTAGTAACTTATTAGGAAGTATCGGAACTTTTGATGCGGTTACTGAAACGGCTGATGATTTAAAGAAAATCAGTGGTGTTGGACCTAAAATGGAGGAAGTACTTAACAGTATTGGAATTTATACGTTCCTTCAAGTTAGTAGAATGACCAAAAAAGAATATGATTTGTTAGACTCCATTACTGAATCTTTCCCTGGAAGAGCTGAACGTGATGATTGGGCAGGACAAGCTAAAAAATTAATAAACTAAACATAGTCAATGGAAGCTTCAAAAGTTATTCACGCTATTTATACCGATGATGATGTATTAATGTCTGCTGTTAAAAAGGTTAAGGCAGAGAGATTTCACATTGAAGAGATTTATACCCCGTTTCCAGTTCATGGATTAGATAAAGCTATGGGGTTAGCACCAACACGTATAGCTATAACAGCATTTATATATGGTTTGATTGGTTTAACAGTAGCAATAGTTATGATGAATTTCATAATGATTGAAGATTGGCCTCAAGATATTGGAGGAAAGCCAAGTTTTAGTTACATTGAAAACATGCCAGCATTCGTTCCTATTATGTTTGAGCTTACCGTTTTCTTTTCCGCACACTTAATGGTAATTACTTTTTACTTACGTAGTAGAATGTGGCCATTTAAAAATGCTGAAAATCCAGATCCACGAACAACAGACGACCATTTTTTAATGGAAATAGCAGTTGATGGAAATGCGGAAGTATTAGAGAGTTTGTTAGCAGACACAGGAGCTGTAGAAATTAATTTAGTTGATAAAGCCCATTAATAATAAATATGAAAAGCTTAATTAAAATATTAGTAATAGCAATCGTTTTAGTTGCAGTATCCTGTAACAAGAGTTCAGCACCTAATTATCAATTCATGCCAGATATGTATGAGTCTGCTGGATATGAAACTTATGGTGAAGCTGCTTTTCCAAATGGATTACAAGCACAATTACCAGCAGAAGGCAGTGTAGCAAGAGGTCATGTTCCTTTTGATATTGATAATACCATTGAAGGTTTCAACTTGGCTAAAACAAGTTTAAAAAATCCGTTAGATTCAACTCAAATTGACTTAGTAAAAGGTAAAGAGTTATACAACATTTACTGTGGTATTTGTCATGGACCTAAAGGAGATGGGCAAGGTAATCTTGTAAAACGTGAAAAAATTCTTGGTATTCCAAGCTACGATGATGTAGGTAGAGCTATTACAGAAGGAAGTACTTACCATACTATTTATTACGGCAAAAACGCTATGGGTTCTTATGCAAATCAACTTAATGAACAAGAACGTTGGCAAGTTGTGTCTTATGTGTTAAAGTTGAAATCAGATTTAGAAAAGTAAGATAGATTAAGATTATATTTAGATATGTATACATTTTCAAATAAATTAAAGACATTTTCTATTGCATTAATAATTATTGGTGCTATAGGTGTTGCTTATGGTTTTATGACATCTCATAAATCTTTTGCAGAGGTAGAAACCTTGCTTGCTGTTGAAGCACATCATGGTGGTGATCATTCTGAAGTAGCTAGTCATGATACACACGCAGGAGTTCATGCCGATGATGCAGATGTAGATGGACATAAAGAACATGTTGAACACGTGCAACACCAAATAGCTAATAGACCGTGGTCTGCTTTATACGTTGCTGCTTTTTTCTTTATGATGATTGCTTTAGGTGTTTTAGCTTTTTATGCCATTCAAATAGCGTCCCAAGCAGGATGGTCTCCAGTATTATTTAGAGTAATGGAAGGTATAACAGCTTATGTATTACCGGGTGCATTAATCGTATTAGCCATAGCTGTTGCTTCAGGAACTATTGGTCATTATAATTTGTTTATTTGGATGGACCCTGAAGTTGTGGCTCATGACAAATTAATACAAGGCAAAGCAGGATGGTTAAATATTGGTTGGTTTGCAGTTAGAGGCTTAATTTTTATTGCAGGTTGGAGTTTATACAGACATTTTTCACGTAAATTTTCAATTGCTCAAGATACAGCAGAAGATAACAGTAATTTTAAAAAATCATTCCGTATTTCAGCAGCATTCTTAGTATTCTTTATTTATTCAGAATCTATCATGTCATGGGATTGGATTATGAGTGTTGATCCACACTGGTTTTCAACATTATTTGGCTGGTATGTATTTGCTAGTATGTTTGTAAGTGGAGTTACAGTGATAGCTTTAGTTACAATATATTTAAAATCTAAAGGCGTATTAGAATTTGTAAATGAAAACCATTTACACGATGTTGCTAAATTTATGTTTGCCCTTAGTATTTTTTGGACATATTTATGGTTTTCACAATTCATGCTTATATGGTATTCAAACATTCCAGAGGAGGTTACGTATTTTGTAACGCGTTTTAATGATTATCAATTGCCATTTTTTGGTATGGTGGTTATGAATTTTGTATTCCCATTATTATTACTTATGAATGCAGATTACAAGCGCGTGCCTTGGTTTGTGGTTATGGCAGGTTTGGTAATATTATTTGGACATTATATTGATATATTTGTTATGATTATGCCAGCAACAGTAGGAGATAGATGGTTCATAGGTATTCCTGAAATAAGTTCTATATTGCTTTTTGCAGGTTTATTCATATTTGTAGTATTTACTGCTTTAACAAAAGCACCATTGCTTGTAAAAGGTTATCCTTTTAGAAAAGAAAGTGAAGAATTTCATTATTAATTAAGATATAAATAAAGACGAACGATACCAATGACTGCTTTATTAACAATTATAGTTTTAGTATTTATTTTAGTTGCCATTTGGCAAATGGTAAAGATTTTTGATTTAGCACATGCTAAAAACAAAAATTCGCAAATTGCCACAGATAAAGACAATACATTAAATGGGTATTTAATGATGGGGTTTTTAGCATTCATTTACCTTATAACCATTGTGTGTTTTGTTAAATGGGGGAACTTGCCTTTAATGTCAAATTCTGCTTCAGAACATGGGCCAACTATAGATAACTTGATGATTATCTCAATGGTCATTATTTTTATCGTTCAAACAATTACGCAATTTTTATTACATTATTTTGCTTATAAATATAAAGGTGAAAAGGGTAAAAAAGCTCTATTTTTTGCTGATAACAACAAGTTAGAAGCAATATGGACAATTATTCCAGTTATTGTTTTGGCTGGTTTGATTATTTATGGTTTGAACACTTGGATTAACATTATGGGCGTTGATGAAAGTGAAGACCCTTTAATAGTAGAGTTGTATGCGCAACAATTTAATTGGAAGGCTAGATATGCTGGTGCAGATAACACTTTAGGAAAAGCAAATGTTCGCTTAATAGATATAGATCGTGCTAATATTTTAGGTGTAGATGAAGCTGATCCTTATTCACAAGATGATATTATTACTACAGAATTATATTTGCCAGTAGGTAAACCCGTATTATTTAAAATGCGATCCCAAGATGTGTTGCACTCAGCTTATATGCCTCATTTTAGAGCACAAATGAACTGTGTGCCGGGTATGATTACTCAATTTGGATTTACACCTACGGTAACAACTGAAGAAATGCGTCAGACTCCGCAAATAATTGAAAAAGTAGCTAATATTAATGAAATTAGAGTTGAAAATAGTAAATCATTAGTAGCCAAAGGTGAAGAGCCCTTAGAGCGTTATGAATTTGATTATCTATTATTATGTAATAAAATTTGTGGTACATCACACTATAATATGCAAATGAAAATTGTAGTGGTATCTCAAGATGAATATGATTCTTGGATTAAAGAGCAAAAGGAATTCAAAAATTCTCTAATTAATTAATTAAAAAGATAAACACGATATAAGATTATGTCAGCACACGCAGATACTCACGCTCACGAAGACGACCACGGACATCATCATAAAGAAACCTTTGTAACTAAATATATATTTAGTCAAGACCATAAGATGATTGCTAAGCAGTATTTAGTTACTGGAACAATTATGGGGGTTATTGGTGTTTTAATGTCACTAATGTTTCGTATTCAAATAGCTTGGCCTCAAGAACCTAATGTTTTATTTGAAGCCTTATTAGGTAAATGGGCACCAGATGGTGTTATGGATGCAGATGTCTATTTAGCATTAGTAACTATTCACGGAACTATAATGGTGTTTTTTGTACTAACTGCAGGTTTAAGTGGTACATTCAGCAATTTGTTGATTCCATTACAAATTGGAGCTCGAGACATGGCTTCTGGATTCTTAAACATGGTTTCTTACTGGTTGTTTTTCCTGTCTTGTATTATTATGGTAGCTTCCTTATTTGTTGAGGCTGGACCAGCTGCTGCAGGTTGGACAATTTATCCACCATTATCTGCATTGCCTATGGCTTCAGGTGGTTCTGGCCTGGGTATGACTTTATGGTTAGTATCTATGGCTATTTTTATTGCTTCATCATTATTAGGATCTTTAAATTACGTTGTAACGGTTATAAATTTACGAACTAAAGGAATGTCAATGACAAGGTTACCACTTACAATTTGGGCGTTTTTTGTTACCGCTATTATAGGTATCGTTTCATTTCCAGTATTATTATCGGCGGCCTTACTATTGATAATGGATAGAAGTTTTGGAACCTCATTCTTTTTATCAGATATATTTATTCAAGGTGAAGTATTGCATTACCAAGGAGGATCACCAGTATTGTTTGAACATTTATTTTGGTTTTTAGGGCACCCTGAGGTATATATTGTAATATTGCCTGCTATGGGACTTGTTTCTGAAATAATGGCATCAAATTCACGTAAACCAATTTTTGGATACCGTGCCATGATTACTTCTATTTTAGCCATTGCATTCCTCTCAACTATTGTATGGGGGCATCATATGTTTGTTTCAGGTATGAATCCATTTTTAGGATCTGTATTTACTTTTACTACCTTATTGATTGCAATACCATCTGCGGTAAAAGCCTTTAACTGGATTACAACACTTTGGAAAGGGAATTTGCAGATGAATCCTGCTATGTTGTTTTCCATAGGTTTTGTATCAACTTTTATAACAGGAGGTTTAACAGGAATTATTTTAGGTGACAGTGCGCTTGAT is a window from the Pseudalgibacter alginicilyticus genome containing:
- a CDS encoding c-type cytochrome produces the protein MKSLIKILVIAIVLVAVSCNKSSAPNYQFMPDMYESAGYETYGEAAFPNGLQAQLPAEGSVARGHVPFDIDNTIEGFNLAKTSLKNPLDSTQIDLVKGKELYNIYCGICHGPKGDGQGNLVKREKILGIPSYDDVGRAITEGSTYHTIYYGKNAMGSYANQLNEQERWQVVSYVLKLKSDLEK
- the nrfD gene encoding NrfD/PsrC family molybdoenzyme membrane anchor subunit; the encoded protein is MASHYEAPIRRPLVAGEKSFHDVTVDVAKPVEGRANKQWWIVFGISLAAFLWGVGCILYTISTGIGTWGLNKTIGWAWDITNFVWWVGIGHAGTLISAVLLLFRQKWRMAINRSAEAMTIFAVVQAGLFPLIHMGRPWLGYWVLPIPNQFGSLWVNFNSPLLWDVFAISTYLSVSLVFWWTGLLPDFAMLRDRAVKPFQKKIYALLSFGWSGRAKDWQRFEEVSLVLAGLATPLVLSVHTIVSFDFATSVIPGWHTTIFPPYFVAGAVFSGFAMVNTLLIIMRKVVSLEDYITLQHIELMNIVIMITGSIVGVAYITELFIAWYSGVEYEQYAFLNRATGPYWWAYWAMMICNVFSPQFMWFKKLRTSILFSFGISIVVNIGMWFERFVIIVTSLHRDYLPSSWTMFSPTFVDIGIFVGTIGFFFVLFLLYARTFPVIAQAEVKTILKSSGESYKKIRERGESLSGTGADARTSNPKVRTTTTPSVSKVDNSEKVSNLLGSIGTFDAVTETADDLKKISGVGPKMEEVLNSIGIYTFLQVSRMTKKEYDLLDSITESFPGRAERDDWAGQAKKLIN
- a CDS encoding cytochrome c oxidase subunit II; the protein is MTALLTIIVLVFILVAIWQMVKIFDLAHAKNKNSQIATDKDNTLNGYLMMGFLAFIYLITIVCFVKWGNLPLMSNSASEHGPTIDNLMIISMVIIFIVQTITQFLLHYFAYKYKGEKGKKALFFADNNKLEAIWTIIPVIVLAGLIIYGLNTWINIMGVDESEDPLIVELYAQQFNWKARYAGADNTLGKANVRLIDIDRANILGVDEADPYSQDDIITTELYLPVGKPVLFKMRSQDVLHSAYMPHFRAQMNCVPGMITQFGFTPTVTTEEMRQTPQIIEKVANINEIRVENSKSLVAKGEEPLERYEFDYLLLCNKICGTSHYNMQMKIVVVSQDEYDSWIKEQKEFKNSLIN
- a CDS encoding DUF3341 domain-containing protein, producing MEASKVIHAIYTDDDVLMSAVKKVKAERFHIEEIYTPFPVHGLDKAMGLAPTRIAITAFIYGLIGLTVAIVMMNFIMIEDWPQDIGGKPSFSYIENMPAFVPIMFELTVFFSAHLMVITFYLRSRMWPFKNAENPDPRTTDDHFLMEIAVDGNAEVLESLLADTGAVEINLVDKAH
- a CDS encoding cytochrome c oxidase subunit I; its protein translation is MSAHADTHAHEDDHGHHHKETFVTKYIFSQDHKMIAKQYLVTGTIMGVIGVLMSLMFRIQIAWPQEPNVLFEALLGKWAPDGVMDADVYLALVTIHGTIMVFFVLTAGLSGTFSNLLIPLQIGARDMASGFLNMVSYWLFFLSCIIMVASLFVEAGPAAAGWTIYPPLSALPMASGGSGLGMTLWLVSMAIFIASSLLGSLNYVVTVINLRTKGMSMTRLPLTIWAFFVTAIIGIVSFPVLLSAALLLIMDRSFGTSFFLSDIFIQGEVLHYQGGSPVLFEHLFWFLGHPEVYIVILPAMGLVSEIMASNSRKPIFGYRAMITSILAIAFLSTIVWGHHMFVSGMNPFLGSVFTFTTLLIAIPSAVKAFNWITTLWKGNLQMNPAMLFSIGFVSTFITGGLTGIILGDSALDINVHDTYFVIAHFHLVMGISALYGMFAGIYHWYPKMFGRMLNKNLGYIHFWITAVCAYGVFFPMHFIGMAGLPRRYYTNSAFPLFDDLANVNVIITIFALVGGVVQLVYLYNFFISIFYGEKATENPWQSTTLEWTTPVEHIHGNWPGQIPHVYRWAYDYSKPGHDVDFVPQNIPLKEGEEELQH